ACCAATGATTCTTGATGGATTAAAAGCGATCATAGCCTCACAGCAAGGAATGGACGTTGTTGGCATGGCTAAAACTGGTGATGAAGCACTGCAGCTCGCTCAGACGTGTCATCCAGACGTCATTCTGCTCGATATTTATATGCCAGGATGTACCGGGATGGAGGCGCTTGTACAAATGAAGCAGCTGCTCCCTCATACACCAGTCTTATTAATGACATCTTTTTCGCAGGATGCGCTCATGCTAAAAGCCATAGAGTATGGCGCAACTGGGTTTTTATTAAAGGAGTGGGAACGAAGCGCATTATCCAAGCGATTGATGATGCGCAAAATGGGCAGATGGTTCTCCCGCAATCAGCCGGAAAAGTGCTATCGCAAAAACTGTTACATTATGCTGTCGAAGATCATGACCCCATTTTCGACAAAATTCCTTGGAATAAGCTAGATGTCGAATTTTCTGTGCGCGAAAAGCAAGTACTGACATTGTTATATGACGGTTATAAAAATGAAGAGATTGCCAAGCAGCTATTTTTATCGTTAGGCAC
The window above is part of the Litoribacterium kuwaitense genome. Proteins encoded here:
- a CDS encoding response regulator — translated: MPVTKILIADDQPMILDGLKAIIASQQGMDVVGMAKTGDEALQLAQTCHPDVILLDIYMPGCTGMEALVQMKQLLPHTPVLLMTSFSQDALMLKAIEYGATGFLLKEWERSALSKRLMMRKMGRWFSRNQPEKCYRKNCYIMLSKIMTPFSTKFLGIS